A genomic segment from Chanos chanos chromosome 2, fChaCha1.1, whole genome shotgun sequence encodes:
- the gnpda1 gene encoding glucosamine-6-phosphate isomerase 1 isoform X2, which produces MKLVILNDYDQTSDWAAKYIRNRIILFKPGPDKFFTLGLPTGLPRDHPESYHSFMWNNFFKHIDIRPENTHILDGNAPDLQAECQAFEDKIKAAGGIELFVGGIGPDGHIAFNEPGSSLVSRTRVKTLAMDTILANARFFDGDLSKVPTMALTVGVGTVMDAREVMILITGAHKAFALYKAIEEGVNHMWTVSAFQQHPQTIFVCDEDATLELRVKTVKYFKGMMHVHNKLVKDF; this is translated from the exons ATGAAACTGGTCATCCTCAATGACTACGACCAAACCAGCGACTGGGCAGCAAAGTATATCAGGAATAGAATTATTCTATTTAAGCCAGGTCCGGATAAATTCTTCACTCTGGGTTTGCCTACAG GGCTCCCCAGAGATCATCCTGAAAGTTACCATTCTTTCATGTGGAATAACTTCTTCAAACATATTGACATCCGGCCAGAGAATACTCACATACTAGACGGGAATGCACCTGATCTGCAGGCAGAGTGTCAGGCTTTTGAGGATAAGATCAAAGCAGCTGGCGGAATTGAGCTCTTTGTTGGAG GTATTGGACCAGATGGCCACATTGCTTTTAACGAGCCAGGTTCCAGCCTTGTGTCCCGGACAAGGGTAAAAACTTTGGCTATGGATACCATCCTTGCCAATGCTCGTTTCTTTGATGGAGATCTTTCAAAAGTCCCAACAATGGCACTGACAGTGGGTGTAGGCACAGTAATGGATGCCCGCGAG GTCATGATTCTCATCACGGGAGCACACAAAGCCTTTGCCCTCTATAAAGCCATAGAGGAGGGTGTGAATCACATGTGGACAGTGTCTGCTTTTCAGCAGCATCCTCAGACTATATTTGTATGTGATGAAGATGCCACTCTTGAACTGCGagtcaaaacagtgaaatactTTAAAG gaATGATGCACGTGCACAACAAGTTGGTGAAGGACTTCTAG
- the fgf1a gene encoding putative fibroblast growth factor 1, with protein MTEGKITVLSQAHETFGFNVPDYKRLIRLYCMNGGYHLQILPDGAVGGTRDENIYSVLRMKAVSPGVVLIEGIETGLYLSMNKDGELWGTSSPSDECYFLEKIEENHYNTYQSQKYNENWYVGIKKNGRPKHGPRTHVGQKAIFFLPRQVESVKE; from the exons ATGACGGAGGGGAAAATAACGGTGCTTTCGCAAGCACATGAGACTTTTGGTTTCAACGTGCCAGATTATAAAAGGCTCATACGCTTGTACTGTATGAACGGTGGATATCATCTCCAAATTTTGCCCGATGGAGCTGTAGGAGGCACGAGAgatgaaaatatttaca GTGTGCTACGGATGAAAGCTGTGAGCCCTGGAGTGGTGCTAATCGAGGGCATTGAAACTGGACTATACCTGTCTATGAATAAAGATGGCGAGCTCTGGGGCACA TCATCTCCAAGTGATGAGTGTTACTTCTTGGAGAAGATTGAAGAGAACCATTATAACACGTATCAGTCACAGAAGTATAATGAAAACTGGTATGTTGGAATAAAAAAGAATGGAAGACCCAAACATGGCCCAAGAACCCACGTCGGCCAGAAGGCCATCTTCTTCCTCCCTCGACAGGTGGAAAGTGTGAAAGAATAA
- the ndfip1 gene encoding NEDD4 family-interacting protein 1, with the protein MAEQRNGYHQLTNEEETGEVPQEATDAPPPYHSIASDNAAYPNYKDDGVFPSPPSYNVATSLPSYDEAERTKVESTVPLVTAGEDDFVARDDFDDADQLRVGNDGVFMLTFFMAFLFNWIGFFLSFCLTTSAAGRYGAISGFGLSLVKWILIVRFSTYFPGYFDGQYWLWWVFLVLGFLLFFRGFINYSKVRKMADASFSTLPRTRVLFIY; encoded by the exons ATGGCTGAGCAAAGGAATGGCTATCATCAG CTGACCAATGAGGAGGAGACAGGTGAGGTACCTCAAGAGGCCACCGATGCCCCACCGCCATACCACAGCATTGCTTCTGATAATGCAG CATATCCTAACTACAAAGATGATGGGGTGTTTCCCAGTCCGCCCTCATACAACGTAGCTACATCATTGCCCTCATACGATGAAGCTGAGAGGACCAAAGTGGAGTCCACAGTTCCTCTCGTCACTGCTGGG GAGGATGATTTTGTGGCCCGGGATGACTTTGACGATGCTGACCAGCTGCGAGTTGGAAATGATGGTGTTTTCATGCTAACCTTTTTCA TGGCATTCCTGTTCAATTGGATTGgcttcttcctgtctttctgctTGACCACCTCAGCCGCAGGGCGCTATGGTGCTATCTCGGGGTTTGGCCTGTCTCTCGTCAAGTGGATCCTTATTGTCAGG TTTTCCACATATTTTCCTGGATACTTTGATGGGCAGTACTGGCTGTGGTGGGTTTTCCTTGTTTTGG GATTCCTGCTGTTCTTTCGAGGATTCATCAATTACTCCAAGGTGCGCAAAATGGCAGACGCATCTTTTTCCACTCTTCCTCGAACCAGAGTCCTCTTCATCTACTGA
- the gnpda1 gene encoding glucosamine-6-phosphate isomerase 1 isoform X1, with the protein MKLVILNDYDQTSDWAAKYIRNRIILFKPGPDKFFTLGLPTGSTPLGCYKKLIEFYKKGEISFQYVKTFNMDEYVGLPRDHPESYHSFMWNNFFKHIDIRPENTHILDGNAPDLQAECQAFEDKIKAAGGIELFVGGIGPDGHIAFNEPGSSLVSRTRVKTLAMDTILANARFFDGDLSKVPTMALTVGVGTVMDAREVMILITGAHKAFALYKAIEEGVNHMWTVSAFQQHPQTIFVCDEDATLELRVKTVKYFKGMMHVHNKLVKDF; encoded by the exons ATGAAACTGGTCATCCTCAATGACTACGACCAAACCAGCGACTGGGCAGCAAAGTATATCAGGAATAGAATTATTCTATTTAAGCCAGGTCCGGATAAATTCTTCACTCTGGGTTTGCCTACAG GAAGTACTCCTCTTGGATGCTACAAGAAGCTGATTGAATTTTACAAAAAAGGAGAGATCTCATTCCAATATGTTAAAACTTTCAACATGGATGAGTACGTAG GGCTCCCCAGAGATCATCCTGAAAGTTACCATTCTTTCATGTGGAATAACTTCTTCAAACATATTGACATCCGGCCAGAGAATACTCACATACTAGACGGGAATGCACCTGATCTGCAGGCAGAGTGTCAGGCTTTTGAGGATAAGATCAAAGCAGCTGGCGGAATTGAGCTCTTTGTTGGAG GTATTGGACCAGATGGCCACATTGCTTTTAACGAGCCAGGTTCCAGCCTTGTGTCCCGGACAAGGGTAAAAACTTTGGCTATGGATACCATCCTTGCCAATGCTCGTTTCTTTGATGGAGATCTTTCAAAAGTCCCAACAATGGCACTGACAGTGGGTGTAGGCACAGTAATGGATGCCCGCGAG GTCATGATTCTCATCACGGGAGCACACAAAGCCTTTGCCCTCTATAAAGCCATAGAGGAGGGTGTGAATCACATGTGGACAGTGTCTGCTTTTCAGCAGCATCCTCAGACTATATTTGTATGTGATGAAGATGCCACTCTTGAACTGCGagtcaaaacagtgaaatactTTAAAG gaATGATGCACGTGCACAACAAGTTGGTGAAGGACTTCTAG